A portion of the Calliphora vicina chromosome 5, idCalVici1.1, whole genome shotgun sequence genome contains these proteins:
- the DUBAI gene encoding ubiquitin carboxyl-terminal hydrolase 35 has protein sequence MAVKQNNTEGNGSSADANQVNGGNGVKSTGTITKSKKMNPNGPNGDIGGGALAAGVGLGASGNAELPGCSGNTGASAKAKAMSSASNIGAGAANASAQNNDISHILQLIELVEMKQQQVDLSKEMLKIYHHLIVKLARVQFPRQSPEDLKRFKEDMAKVGAFFAKSTEKSIYFYSYLPVVCQLITMADGETPSCALAVIFQLFNSEMVVEAVQSLLEHEVPDQNIRKTVCLLCEWLRMCNFCQNLHIWIIVILNGLQKRNKSALVEQIALENIEQLFASLIVPVLRPKVAPIVFHMLSSIDQSPEVFHKILPRFPLVINMLKQQSNSSEEYADSTTKILQQLVDRTSQLMSRFCRYDDLYEPIELALKGFQPSNNYMNYVYGSIDSSSSTQNSNAKVGLVNLGNTCYMNSVLQALAMTKEFSREILLSESKSPLLIKMQQQIAFMLYSTRQELTPSKVLNATRPPGFSPGLQQDSSEFLGYLLETLHEQEVAFRKKTTKTLEHGGVSGKETSIKIMKKIENAQETGASALYKDEEDVDGEGEGGVGNTTTNPNISTTTDAADSTKSTNLQTTNKSSSSSTTTTSSSDSLSTKTTTTSISTNSQNYSTIEKTFTGKLATTYKCLSCGWKSCNIDSFRDLQLSFPDVKNDCASNYSVQDLIEYYCSSEKLYGDNQYFCERCKKLSDAERYINVISAPKNLILTLKHFKYDQKYHMRAKLMHKVFHDEKVSLKVCSPENLEEIATVHYDIYAGVVHSGFSMDSGHYYTYAADASNKWYKFNDSIVTPSKTEELHNLTPPNTPYILFYQMGARSNETPETSASTKVIKVDVPSPLTLEELPRELRDMVTHDNYAFSEELKMRRYKNASSLNANAMKTKDQRRDSFEDDDDEQPPPASGCGGNAMNINMNRFVY, from the exons ATGGCTGTTAAACAGAACAATACCGAGGGGAACGGTTCTTCAGCAGATGCGAATCAAGTAAATGGCGGCAATGGAGTAAAATCAACCGGTACCattacaaaatccaaaaaaatgaaTCCTAATGGCCCTAATGGTGATATTGGCGGCGGGGCTTTGGCAGCTGGTGTTGGTTTAGGCGCAAGCGGTAATGCCGAGTTGCCCGGCTGCAGTGGTAATACAGGAGCTTCCGCTAAAGCTAAAGCAATGTCATCGGCATCAAATATTGGAGCCGGAGCGGCCAATGCGTCCGCCCAAAATAATGACATTTCCCACATTTTGCAATTGATCGAGTTGGTGGAAATGAAACAACAACAAGTGGATTTAAGTAAAGAAATGCTTAAAATCTATCACCATCTCATTGTCAAGCTGGCACGTGTACAATTTCCGCGGCAATCTCCCGAAGATTTGAAACGTTTCAAGGAAGATATGGCCAAGGTGGGAGCATTCTTTGCCAAAAGCACTGAGAAAAGTATATACTTTTACTCATATTTGCCTGTTGTTTGCCAACTTATTACCATGGCTGATGGTGAAACACCATCCTGTGCTTTGGCCGTCATCTTTCAACTCTTCAATTCGGAAATGGTTGTGGAGGCCGTACAATCATTGCTGGAACATGAAGTGCCCGATCAGAACATACGCAAGACTGTATGTCTATTATGTGAATGGTTGCGCATGTGTAATTTTTGCCAAAACTTGCACATCTGGATTATCGTCATTCTAAATGGTCTGCAGAAACGTAATAAAAGTGCTCTGGTTGAACAAATCGCATTGGAAAATATTGAACAGCTGTTTGCCTCGCTGATAGTGCCAGTTTTAAGACCGAAAGTAGCACCCATAGTATTTCATATGTTGTCTTCTATCGATCAAAGTCCCGAAGTTTTTCATAAG ATTTTACCACGTTTTCCCCTCGTTATCAATATGCTCAAACAACAATCGAATAGTAGTGAGGAATATGCCGATAGTACCACGAAAATCCTACAGCAATTGGTTGATCGAACCAGTCAATTAATGTCACGATTTTGTCGTTACGATGATCTTTATGAACCAATA gaattgGCTTTAAAGGGCTTTCAGCCATCGAATAACTATATGAACTATGTCTATGGTTCAATAGATTCTTCATCATCCACTCAAAATTCCAACGCCAAAGTGGGTTTGGTTAATTTGGGTAATACCTGTTATATGAATAGTGTGTTGCAGGCTTTGGCCATGACTAAAga GTTTTCTCGCGAGATACTGCTATCCGAAAGTAAATCTCCTCTGTTAATTAAAATGCAACAGCAGATCGCGTTTATGTTATATTCTACGCGTCAAGAATTGACACCCTCCAAAGTGCTAAATGCTACAAGACCGCCCGGTTTTTCGCCAGGGCTACAGCAAGATAGTTCTGAATTTCTGGGTTATCTATTGGAAACGCTGCACGAACAGGAAGTGGCTTTTCGTAAGAAAACCACAAAGACCTTGGAACATGGTGGCGTTAGTGGTAAAGAGACAtcaattaaaattatgaaaaaaatagagAATGCCCAGGAAACGGGTGCTTCTGCTTTATATAAAGATGAAGAAGATGTGGATGGTGAGGGCGAAGGTGGTGTTGGAAATACAACAACTAACCCAAACATATCTACCACAACAGATGCCGCCGATTCTACTAAAAGCACAAATTTACAAACAACTAATAAATCTTCATCATCatccacaacaacaacatcttCCTCCGATTCTCTCTcaacaaaaacaaccacaacGTCTATTTCaacaaattcacaaaattattcGACAATCGAAAAAACATTCACTGGCAAATTGGCCACGACATATAAATGCCTAAGTTGCGGTTGGAAGAGCTGCAACATTGATAGCTTTCGCGATTTACAACTTTCTTTTCCCGATGTCAAGAATGATTGTGCTTCCAATTATTCGGTACAAGATCTCATCGAATATTATTGCTCGTCGGAAAAACTCTATGGTGATAATCAATATTTTTGCGAACGTTGCAAAAAACTATCGGATGCCGAACGTTACATTAATGTAATTAGTGCGCCAAAGAATTTAATATTGACACTGAAACATTTCAAATATGATCAGAAATATCATATGCGTGCCAAATTAATGCACAAAGTATTTCATGATGAAAAG GTTTCGCTTAAAGTTTGTTCCCCGGAAAATCTAGAAGAAATTGCCACAGTTCATTACGATATATATGCCGGCGTAGTCCATTCAGGATTCAGCATGGATTCGGGACATTATTACACCTATGCAGCAGATGCCAGTAATAAATGGTATAAATTTAATGATAGCATTGTGACACCATCGAAAACCGAGGAACTTCACAATCTAACACCACCAAATACACCATACATACTGTTCTATCAAATGGGGGCGCGGTCAAATGAAACACCGGAAACATCAGCCTCAACAAAAGTAATAAAAGTCGATGTACCGTCGCCGCTTACACTGGAAGAGTTGCCGCGGGAGTTGCGTGACATGGTGACACATGATAATTATGCTTTCAGTGAGGAACTTAAGATGAGACGTTACAAAAATGCCAGCAGTCTAAATGCGAatgcaatgaaaacaaaagatCAACGACGAGACAGTTTCGAAGACGACGACGATGAACAACCACCGCCGGCCAGTGGTTGCGGTGGCAATGCTatgaatataaatatgaataggtttgtttattaa